One genomic segment of Alkalimarinus alittae includes these proteins:
- a CDS encoding acyl-CoA dehydrogenase C-terminal domain-containing protein produces MPEYKTPLRDMKFVFNELLQTQKHYQSIPAGEEATPDMVDAILEESAKFSEEVLSPLNQVGDKEGCKLVDGQVITPTGFKAAYDQYVAGGWQGMSHPVEYGGQGLPLSLGVLKTEMISTANWSWGMYPGLSMGAMNTVYLHGNEEQKQIYLTKLTEGAWTGSMCLTEPQCGTDLGQVKTKADANEDGSFTITGTKIFISSGDHDLTDNIVHIVLARLPDAPKGTRGISLFIVPKHLPDAQGNTGEFNNVNVGSLEEKMGIKGSSTCVMNFDGAKGFLIGPPNKGLECMFTFMNTARIGTGLQGCAAAELSFQGALAYAKDRLSMRSLSGKKSPDKIADPIIVHPDVRRMLLTQKAFAEGGRAMIYYAAHKADFLIDNSNEDAQSRSDDDLGFLTPIIKAFLTETGYEAANLGMQIFGGHGYIKEWGMEQIVRDTRISMLYEGTTGIQALDLLGRKILLDKGTAFRRFSKEVSQYCKGKSPYVTGKRRGKMKDMISELTWLNRQWNFVALRLVFNAMRNKDEVGSASVDFLMYSGYIVMAYFWAMMAEKAYEQLANGAEEDKDFYRAKIQTAEFYFARILPRTKTHYAAMMSGSKNLMQIEEEHFAFA; encoded by the coding sequence ATGCCAGAATACAAAACCCCATTACGCGATATGAAGTTCGTTTTTAATGAGCTGCTGCAAACACAAAAGCATTACCAGTCCATCCCCGCAGGCGAAGAAGCGACACCCGATATGGTGGACGCGATACTTGAAGAGAGTGCTAAATTTAGTGAAGAGGTTCTTTCTCCTCTCAATCAAGTTGGAGATAAAGAAGGCTGCAAACTGGTTGATGGCCAAGTTATCACCCCAACAGGGTTTAAAGCCGCCTATGATCAATATGTAGCGGGTGGTTGGCAAGGCATGTCTCACCCTGTTGAATACGGCGGTCAAGGCCTGCCTCTATCATTGGGTGTACTTAAGACTGAAATGATTAGCACCGCTAACTGGTCATGGGGTATGTATCCGGGTCTGAGCATGGGCGCTATGAATACTGTTTATTTGCACGGTAATGAAGAGCAAAAGCAGATTTACCTGACCAAACTAACCGAAGGTGCTTGGACGGGCAGCATGTGCCTAACAGAGCCTCAATGCGGAACCGACCTTGGCCAAGTCAAAACTAAAGCTGATGCGAATGAAGACGGTTCATTCACGATTACCGGAACCAAAATTTTTATCTCTTCTGGCGATCATGACCTTACCGATAACATCGTACATATTGTGTTAGCCCGCCTACCCGATGCCCCCAAAGGTACTCGCGGCATATCATTGTTCATTGTGCCCAAGCACCTTCCGGATGCACAAGGTAATACCGGCGAATTTAACAATGTTAATGTAGGGTCTCTTGAAGAGAAGATGGGTATCAAAGGCTCTTCTACATGTGTGATGAATTTTGACGGTGCTAAAGGTTTCTTGATCGGCCCACCCAATAAAGGTCTAGAGTGCATGTTCACCTTCATGAATACAGCACGTATCGGTACCGGCCTACAGGGCTGCGCTGCTGCAGAGCTTTCTTTTCAAGGTGCCCTTGCCTATGCGAAAGACCGCTTATCAATGCGTTCTCTCAGCGGTAAAAAATCACCTGATAAAATTGCTGACCCTATTATTGTGCACCCCGATGTACGCCGTATGCTACTCACACAAAAAGCTTTTGCCGAAGGTGGCCGTGCGATGATCTATTACGCTGCACATAAAGCCGATTTTTTAATCGACAATAGCAATGAAGACGCTCAAAGCCGATCAGACGACGACTTGGGCTTTTTAACACCCATTATTAAGGCATTTTTAACTGAGACGGGTTACGAAGCAGCAAACCTAGGCATGCAGATATTTGGTGGCCATGGTTATATCAAAGAATGGGGCATGGAGCAGATCGTACGGGACACGCGTATATCAATGCTATACGAAGGTACCACCGGTATTCAGGCCCTTGACCTTCTTGGTAGAAAGATATTGCTAGACAAAGGCACTGCATTCCGCCGCTTTAGCAAAGAAGTCAGCCAGTATTGCAAAGGAAAATCGCCTTATGTAACCGGTAAGCGTCGCGGCAAAATGAAAGATATGATTAGCGAACTCACCTGGCTCAACCGCCAGTGGAACTTTGTTGCGTTAAGATTAGTATTTAATGCCATGAGAAATAAAGATGAAGTCGGTTCTGCATCTGTGGATTTCTTAATGTATTCTGGCTATATCGTGATGGCATACTTCTGGGCAATGATGGCCGAGAAAGCCTACGAACAACTCGCTAATGGCGCCGAAGAAGACAAAGACTTCTATCGCGCTAAAATTCAAACCGCTGAGTTCTATTTTGCTCGAATCTTACCCCGAACTAAAACGCATTACGCCGCTATGATGTCTGGATCAAAGAACTTGATGCAGATTGAAGAAGAGCATTTTGCGTTTGCATAA
- a CDS encoding NUDIX hydrolase encodes MKSLNELEKTLRQRRAKTRMLRRFMTRSSVATVLRDQAGELQVLLIKRAQREGDRWSGHIAFPGGREQQEDANIRETAIRETSEEIGLGLSVDNYIGRMSDVMTLAHGTRKPMVVSPYAFRLDGDPRFTINHEVDKVMWLPVSFLADKRNRETMVWKQKGMSVKLPCYHYEDHRIWGLTLKMLDELVFDILQ; translated from the coding sequence ATGAAAAGCTTAAACGAACTTGAAAAAACGCTTCGTCAACGTAGAGCCAAAACACGGATGCTCCGGCGGTTTATGACCCGTTCTTCAGTCGCCACGGTGTTACGAGATCAGGCGGGTGAGTTGCAGGTTTTGCTGATTAAACGAGCACAAAGAGAAGGCGATCGTTGGTCGGGTCATATTGCATTTCCAGGTGGTCGAGAGCAGCAAGAAGATGCCAATATACGCGAAACCGCGATTCGCGAAACGTCTGAAGAGATTGGTTTAGGGTTATCGGTTGATAATTATATTGGGCGAATGTCAGATGTTATGACCTTGGCGCACGGTACTCGAAAACCGATGGTGGTGTCGCCTTATGCTTTCCGGTTAGACGGAGATCCTCGTTTTACTATCAACCATGAAGTTGACAAGGTGATGTGGCTGCCGGTTTCATTTTTAGCGGACAAGCGAAACCGTGAAACCATGGTATGGAAACAAAAAGGTATGTCAGTAAAATTGCCATGCTATCATTATGAAGACCATCGCATCTGGGGCTTAACCCTTAAAATGCTAGATGAGCTAGTGTTTGATATTTTGCAGTAA
- the tcdA gene encoding tRNA cyclic N6-threonylcarbamoyladenosine(37) synthase TcdA, producing the protein MSDDFSHRFGGTQRLYGHDAVETLRHAHVGVIGIGGVGSWAAEALARSAIGKITLFDMDDICVSNVNRQIHALDGQIGRLKVDAMADRIKAINPSIQCEAVMSFVTEKNLDKHLDNQFDYIIEATDSVKAKAAIIAYCKRNKIRVISSGGAGGQIDPTQIQIADLSRTIQDPLLAKVRHLLRRHYNFSRNVKRKLGVECVFSTEQLVYPTADGSVCQQKPTTDGPVRLDCATGFGAATCVTATFGLFAASRVINKLAKR; encoded by the coding sequence ATGTCAGATGATTTTTCCCACCGTTTTGGTGGCACACAGCGACTTTACGGACACGATGCAGTAGAGACGCTGAGGCACGCCCATGTAGGCGTCATTGGCATTGGCGGTGTTGGTTCGTGGGCAGCAGAAGCACTCGCTCGATCTGCCATAGGAAAAATCACATTATTTGATATGGATGACATCTGCGTGTCTAATGTTAATCGTCAAATACATGCACTCGATGGGCAAATCGGGCGATTAAAAGTCGACGCCATGGCTGACCGCATTAAAGCAATTAATCCGTCTATTCAGTGCGAGGCGGTAATGAGCTTCGTGACTGAGAAAAATCTAGACAAACATCTAGACAACCAGTTCGATTATATTATTGAAGCGACCGATAGCGTCAAAGCTAAAGCCGCCATTATTGCGTACTGTAAGCGTAATAAAATACGCGTCATTAGCTCCGGTGGCGCCGGTGGGCAGATAGACCCCACTCAAATTCAAATAGCCGATCTAAGCCGTACGATTCAAGACCCACTCTTAGCAAAAGTTAGACACTTACTTCGTAGACACTATAACTTCTCGCGCAATGTAAAACGCAAGTTGGGGGTCGAGTGTGTATTTTCGACCGAACAACTGGTCTACCCCACTGCAGATGGTTCAGTATGCCAGCAAAAACCTACAACCGACGGGCCTGTCAGGCTTGACTGCGCGACGGGGTTTGGTGCCGCAACCTGCGTTACCGCGACTTTCGGGTTATTTGCCGCGTCTCGGGTGATCAATAAGCTAGCAAAACGTTAA
- a CDS encoding cation:proton antiporter, whose translation MTENTLFLLASIGVVSLFCQWLAWRMKLPAILLLLLGGILMGPVFDWLDPDALFNDLLFPIISLSVAVILFEGSLTLEFKELKEHGRMVRNLLSVGMLVTWLTATLVSRFTLGLSWDVATLFGAIVVVTGPTVIMPLLRVVRPTSNLSNILKWEGIVIDPIGALLAVLVFEFVVSGKSGALSHTLWTFGSTVMLGAILGGLSGWLLGLALRQHWLPQFLQNAGSLTFMLGVYGLSNTLQHESGLLTVTVMGIWLANMRGVPVDDIIEFKESLSVLLISALFILLAARIEFSAIAALGWGPVWVILALIFVARPLGVWLSALGTTLTWQEKAFLSWISPRGIVAAAVSALFAFQLENQGHSDAAILVPLVFLVIITTVILQSLTAAPLARWLKVSEPDSRGFLFIGANQVSREIAKALIKREIPVMLSDTSYENIRLARMENLPVYFGNPVSEHAENHMDLTGISNVLAISPYRQLNTLATFHYLDLFSKGHVFGLSDGQADSRASHQFSEKFKETRTLFGEKVTYAMLASQLSQGASIRTTQLSAAFTLEDYRAKHANRLLILFVVTPQGKLVPVVADQEIKAGEGYELISIIRPEPESNEAPPKS comes from the coding sequence ATGACTGAAAATACGCTGTTTCTGTTAGCTAGCATTGGTGTCGTCTCTCTTTTTTGTCAGTGGCTTGCATGGAGAATGAAGCTGCCCGCCATTCTTCTATTATTATTAGGCGGCATCCTAATGGGGCCAGTTTTTGACTGGCTGGACCCCGATGCGTTATTTAATGACCTGCTATTTCCCATTATTTCGTTGTCGGTAGCCGTTATTCTTTTTGAGGGAAGTCTAACCCTTGAATTTAAAGAACTTAAAGAACATGGCCGGATGGTCAGGAACCTACTCAGTGTCGGGATGCTAGTAACCTGGCTCACCGCCACACTGGTCAGTCGGTTTACATTAGGTCTCTCTTGGGATGTAGCAACGTTGTTTGGCGCTATTGTCGTGGTTACAGGGCCTACGGTAATAATGCCGCTATTACGTGTCGTTCGTCCCACCTCCAACCTATCTAATATCCTAAAATGGGAAGGAATTGTTATTGACCCCATTGGCGCGTTACTCGCCGTATTAGTATTTGAATTTGTCGTTTCAGGAAAGTCTGGCGCCTTAAGCCATACACTTTGGACCTTTGGCTCCACCGTCATGTTAGGGGCCATTCTTGGCGGTCTTTCAGGCTGGCTTTTAGGGTTAGCATTAAGACAGCACTGGCTACCACAGTTTCTACAGAACGCAGGGTCACTCACGTTTATGCTAGGGGTTTACGGGCTTTCTAACACCCTACAACATGAATCTGGGCTGCTGACAGTAACCGTTATGGGGATTTGGCTAGCCAATATGCGGGGAGTGCCCGTCGATGACATTATTGAGTTTAAAGAGTCTTTAAGTGTTCTACTTATTTCAGCCTTATTTATATTACTGGCCGCACGTATTGAGTTCAGTGCCATTGCTGCATTAGGCTGGGGGCCCGTGTGGGTTATTTTAGCCCTTATTTTTGTCGCCCGCCCACTAGGTGTATGGCTTTCAGCCCTCGGCACAACGCTTACTTGGCAAGAAAAAGCATTTCTTAGTTGGATTTCACCTCGAGGAATTGTCGCTGCTGCCGTATCTGCGCTCTTTGCTTTTCAGCTTGAAAATCAAGGCCATAGCGATGCCGCAATTCTTGTCCCCTTAGTTTTCTTGGTGATTATTACCACCGTAATTCTTCAAAGTCTCACAGCCGCGCCCTTGGCGAGGTGGTTAAAGGTATCAGAGCCAGATAGTCGAGGTTTTTTGTTTATTGGTGCCAACCAAGTATCTCGAGAGATTGCAAAAGCACTCATTAAACGCGAAATCCCGGTCATGTTAAGTGACACAAGTTACGAAAACATCCGCCTCGCCAGAATGGAGAACTTACCGGTTTATTTTGGCAACCCCGTTTCAGAGCATGCCGAAAACCATATGGATCTAACGGGCATCAGTAATGTTTTAGCAATATCGCCTTACCGCCAGTTAAATACATTAGCGACCTTTCATTATCTTGACCTCTTTTCTAAGGGGCATGTTTTTGGTCTATCAGATGGCCAAGCCGACTCCAGAGCCAGCCACCAATTCTCTGAGAAATTTAAAGAGACTCGCACCCTATTTGGTGAAAAAGTCACCTATGCAATGCTTGCTAGCCAATTGAGCCAGGGCGCAAGTATTCGCACAACTCAACTGAGTGCTGCCTTTACCCTAGAAGACTATCGAGCAAAACATGCTAACCGATTACTTATTCTGTTTGTTGTTACGCCACAAGGTAAATTAGTACCCGTGGTAGCAGATCAAGAGATCAAGGCTGGAGAGGGTTATGAGCTGATTAGCATTATCAGGCCTGAGCCTGAAAGCAATGAAGCACCTCCAAAAAGCTAA
- a CDS encoding NADP-dependent oxidoreductase, whose product MRSIEYTCFGDVDVLTLAERNTPQPKGNEVRVKVAAAGLNPIDYKTRKGLGFVAGKIKAQLDDQVGWVPGYDIAGVVDAVGDDCRDWKVGDQVMGMIGFPLQGGAYAEYVITTPELLCQVPDNLDLIAAAGVPLAALTAWQALFEVGSVKEGDKVLIHAAAGGVGHFAVQFAKARGAYVIATASGRNHDFLYTLGVDEAIDYTRTDFVDACYGLDFVLDTMGGDVGHWSLGVLASTGQMVTVPTVTAEKIIKEGDKLGIKTAGLTVHPDQQALADIAELIDTADVQVHVDQPFPLEDAKKAHAELEGGHVRGKLVLTM is encoded by the coding sequence ATGAGATCAATTGAATACACCTGTTTTGGTGACGTAGACGTATTAACGCTAGCTGAAAGAAACACACCTCAACCCAAGGGAAACGAAGTTAGAGTGAAAGTCGCAGCGGCGGGTCTTAACCCGATTGATTACAAAACCCGTAAAGGATTAGGTTTTGTAGCCGGAAAGATTAAGGCGCAATTAGACGATCAAGTCGGATGGGTACCGGGTTACGATATCGCCGGTGTAGTGGATGCAGTGGGTGATGATTGTCGCGACTGGAAAGTGGGTGATCAGGTGATGGGCATGATTGGGTTTCCCTTACAGGGCGGCGCTTATGCGGAATACGTTATTACAACACCAGAGTTGCTGTGTCAGGTGCCAGACAATCTCGATCTTATTGCTGCAGCAGGTGTTCCGCTGGCAGCTTTAACCGCTTGGCAGGCTTTATTTGAAGTGGGCTCTGTTAAAGAGGGGGATAAAGTCCTCATTCATGCTGCGGCAGGGGGGGTTGGTCACTTTGCGGTTCAGTTTGCTAAGGCGCGTGGTGCCTATGTTATCGCAACTGCATCGGGTCGGAATCATGATTTCTTGTATACCCTCGGTGTTGATGAAGCGATTGATTACACCCGAACAGATTTTGTAGATGCCTGCTATGGACTTGATTTTGTGTTGGATACCATGGGGGGAGATGTCGGCCACTGGTCGTTAGGCGTGCTAGCCTCAACAGGTCAAATGGTGACGGTACCGACCGTTACGGCTGAAAAAATTATAAAAGAAGGGGACAAGCTGGGGATTAAAACCGCAGGGTTGACGGTACACCCTGATCAACAAGCGTTAGCTGATATTGCAGAGTTGATTGACACAGCAGATGTACAGGTACATGTTGATCAGCCGTTTCCTTTGGAAGATGCCAAAAAGGCACATGCAGAACTAGAAGGCGGGCATGTTCGAGGTAAGTTAGTGCTTACTATGTAA
- a CDS encoding tRNA-uridine aminocarboxypropyltransferase, translating into MDETPDVNESDCKDCRLLKIACICQYRPNITSAVEFCLLTHATEYRKPTNTGRLIADCLATTHVYTWSRTEIDPELSQQLTNPHYQYWLVYPAEDSVHADRIKPFSMLVEPTGQAINKKHVFILLDATWQQAVKMVRKSPYLNHLPILSLSPACLSQYHLRRGGQAHHLCTAEVAAELLDLAGEKANALLLRDYFHVFSQHYLAARSGHGIKVESEQMRRLTKEYHHEIN; encoded by the coding sequence ATGGATGAGACGCCGGATGTTAACGAAAGCGACTGCAAAGATTGCAGGCTACTGAAGATTGCTTGTATTTGTCAGTACAGGCCGAATATAACATCAGCGGTTGAGTTTTGTTTGTTAACGCATGCGACCGAGTATCGAAAGCCGACTAATACGGGGCGATTGATAGCAGACTGTTTAGCGACTACACATGTTTATACTTGGTCTCGCACTGAGATAGACCCAGAGCTCAGTCAACAACTGACAAACCCTCATTATCAATATTGGTTAGTGTATCCCGCAGAAGACAGCGTTCATGCTGACAGAATTAAGCCTTTTAGTATGTTGGTGGAGCCTACTGGGCAAGCTATTAATAAGAAGCATGTGTTTATTTTATTAGACGCGACCTGGCAACAAGCGGTAAAAATGGTTAGAAAAAGCCCTTATCTGAACCATTTGCCTATACTATCGTTGAGCCCTGCGTGTTTATCTCAATATCATCTGAGGCGAGGGGGGCAAGCGCATCACTTGTGCACAGCAGAGGTTGCGGCGGAGTTACTTGATTTGGCAGGTGAAAAGGCTAATGCGCTGTTGTTACGAGATTATTTTCACGTGTTTAGTCAGCATTATCTGGCAGCACGCAGCGGGCACGGGATAAAAGTCGAAAGCGAGCAAATGAGACGTTTAACTAAGGAATATCATCATGAGATCAATTGA
- a CDS encoding GNAT family N-acetyltransferase: protein MNKDSESNGFNAMNPVIMTYEKLMPIAYPLANRFYKQAGEKGKTQSTDSVYVARLGAKIIAAVRLCPVLVRSQGGGSVSQNRLLLRSLAVLPEHRRTGVGRRFMEYVVEQIDAYECWCYPFSWLEQFYSQTDFRLISPEDTPAFIRVPFENYSRQGRDILIMVRNYNGINT, encoded by the coding sequence TTGAACAAAGACAGTGAAAGCAACGGCTTTAATGCTATGAACCCAGTGATAATGACCTATGAGAAACTCATGCCTATTGCCTATCCGTTAGCTAACCGTTTTTACAAGCAGGCGGGCGAAAAAGGCAAAACACAGAGTACAGATAGTGTCTATGTGGCTAGGCTTGGCGCTAAAATTATTGCTGCAGTTAGGTTGTGCCCTGTATTGGTGCGTTCTCAGGGGGGGGGTAGCGTGTCTCAGAACCGGTTATTACTCAGAAGTCTTGCTGTGTTGCCCGAACATAGACGGACAGGCGTTGGTCGCCGGTTTATGGAATATGTTGTTGAACAGATAGACGCGTATGAGTGTTGGTGTTATCCCTTTTCATGGCTCGAGCAATTTTATTCACAAACAGACTTTAGGCTAATATCGCCAGAAGATACTCCAGCATTTATTCGGGTTCCGTTTGAAAACTATTCTAGGCAGGGGCGTGATATTCTGATTATGGTGAGAAACTATAACGGTATAAATACCTAA
- a CDS encoding amino acid ABC transporter substrate-binding protein yields the protein MKIKNIAMTLAAAGLVFSAQASIAGSTLDSVKKKGVVSCGVSTGLAGFSQKDEKGQWSGLDVDVCRSVAAAVLGDASKVQYKPLTAKERFTALQSGEIDILSRNTTWTHTRDTSLGLNFAGVIYYDGAGFMVNKKLGVSSATELNGANACIQAGTSTELAISDYFRENKMEYKAVTFDTSDQTRAGFESGRCDFLVSDQSQLYALRIGLKNPAGAIVLPEVISKEPLGPVVRQNDDEWFNVVKWVVNASIEGEYQGVTSANAAEMKAKGNPGQKRLLGSEGDLGEKLGLPADWAYQVITQVGNYAESFERNVGQGSPLKIARGLNAQWNKGGILYSPAMR from the coding sequence ATGAAAATTAAAAATATAGCGATGACATTAGCCGCTGCCGGTTTAGTTTTTTCAGCACAGGCCAGTATAGCAGGCTCCACATTAGATTCAGTTAAGAAAAAAGGCGTCGTTAGCTGCGGTGTGAGTACCGGATTAGCAGGTTTTTCTCAAAAGGACGAGAAGGGACAATGGAGTGGGCTCGACGTGGATGTTTGCCGAAGTGTAGCGGCGGCTGTATTAGGTGATGCAAGCAAAGTTCAATATAAACCTTTAACGGCTAAAGAACGTTTCACTGCGCTTCAATCTGGCGAAATTGATATTCTTTCACGAAATACTACCTGGACTCATACACGAGACACCTCACTAGGCTTGAACTTCGCGGGCGTTATTTATTATGACGGCGCAGGTTTTATGGTAAACAAAAAACTGGGCGTTTCATCCGCCACTGAATTAAACGGTGCCAATGCATGTATTCAAGCAGGTACCTCAACTGAACTGGCTATTTCAGATTACTTCCGCGAAAACAAAATGGAATACAAAGCGGTAACGTTTGATACCTCAGATCAAACGCGTGCAGGCTTTGAGTCAGGTCGATGCGACTTCTTAGTATCTGACCAATCTCAACTATATGCTCTTCGTATCGGCCTCAAAAATCCAGCAGGTGCAATCGTATTACCTGAAGTGATTTCTAAAGAACCACTAGGGCCGGTTGTTCGTCAAAATGATGATGAATGGTTTAACGTGGTTAAGTGGGTCGTTAACGCTTCTATCGAAGGGGAATACCAAGGCGTCACCTCAGCTAATGCCGCTGAAATGAAAGCAAAGGGTAACCCAGGGCAAAAACGCTTATTAGGGTCAGAAGGTGATCTAGGTGAGAAACTGGGCTTACCTGCTGACTGGGCTTACCAAGTGATTACGCAAGTGGGTAATTACGCTGAGTCTTTTGAGCGCAATGTAGGCCAAGGTTCGCCTTTGAAAATTGCTCGTGGTTTAAACGCACAGTGGAACAAAGGTGGGATTTTATATTCACCCGCAATGCGTTAA
- a CDS encoding amino acid ABC transporter permease: protein MFSKKTAEQIKFETRPNRVGAKAFYNNPKYRGWIYQSVLFVFLIGFFYSIVSNTLDNMSAQGIKSGFSFLNTSAGFDVLMSLIPFDTTDSYLQIFIIGILNTILVSVIGIIFSTILGFIFGIAYFSRNWLINKIAVIYVEIFRNIPVILQVIFWYTVFNALPIARESLNLGDAVFLNVTGLYFPKLVGESGSGVVYGAIVVAILAIFAIKRWAKKRQELTGEQFPILWTSLGIFFGLPLLALLITGLPFHLDYPALKGFNFKGGISVIPELISLAIALSVYTGAFIAEAVRAGIQSVPQGQTEAARSIGLKESKIMSLIIVPQSMRVITPMLNSEYQSLVKNTTIATAIGYPELFTVFAGSALNQVGQAVEIMFMTLAIYFVINMVISLVMNHFNKRTELSAR, encoded by the coding sequence ATGTTTTCAAAAAAAACAGCAGAACAAATAAAATTTGAGACGCGCCCTAACAGGGTTGGTGCAAAAGCTTTTTATAATAACCCCAAATATCGTGGCTGGATTTACCAATCGGTCTTATTTGTTTTTCTAATTGGTTTTTTCTACAGCATCGTTTCTAACACCTTAGACAACATGTCAGCTCAAGGGATCAAAAGTGGATTTAGCTTTTTAAATACGTCTGCGGGCTTTGATGTCTTGATGTCATTAATACCCTTTGACACCACAGACAGTTATCTACAGATTTTTATCATCGGTATTCTAAACACTATTTTAGTCTCGGTAATAGGCATTATATTTTCGACAATTTTAGGGTTTATTTTCGGTATTGCTTACTTCTCTCGCAACTGGCTCATCAATAAAATCGCAGTTATTTACGTTGAGATATTTCGCAACATCCCCGTTATTCTTCAAGTTATTTTTTGGTATACCGTTTTTAATGCCTTACCCATAGCACGGGAGAGCCTCAATCTTGGAGACGCAGTGTTCTTGAATGTAACCGGGTTATATTTCCCAAAATTGGTTGGAGAAAGCGGCTCAGGTGTTGTCTATGGCGCTATTGTCGTTGCCATTTTGGCCATATTTGCTATTAAACGCTGGGCGAAAAAGCGACAAGAGCTCACCGGCGAGCAATTCCCTATATTGTGGACCAGCTTAGGTATCTTTTTCGGTTTACCATTGCTAGCTTTACTGATTACTGGACTCCCCTTTCATTTAGATTACCCCGCACTTAAAGGCTTTAACTTTAAAGGCGGCATATCCGTCATTCCTGAGCTCATTTCGCTAGCCATAGCGCTATCGGTCTATACTGGAGCCTTTATCGCTGAGGCTGTTAGAGCGGGTATTCAATCAGTTCCCCAAGGGCAAACAGAGGCGGCAAGAAGTATTGGTTTAAAAGAAAGTAAGATTATGTCGCTAATTATCGTGCCCCAATCAATGCGAGTCATTACGCCAATGCTTAATAGTGAGTATCAGAGCCTTGTCAAAAACACCACTATTGCAACGGCCATTGGTTACCCTGAACTCTTTACGGTCTTCGCTGGTTCGGCACTCAATCAAGTCGGGCAAGCAGTCGAGATTATGTTTATGACACTGGCGATTTATTTCGTCATCAATATGGTGATCTCCTTAGTGATGAACCACTTCAATAAACGTACCGAGTTAAGCGCTCGCTAA
- a CDS encoding amino acid ABC transporter permease: protein MSVKQFKPLPAQPAPIMTAGPIAWVRDNLFSSTFNIIATILIIGSLVAVLPGMIDWLFISANWSGTSQSDCVKDGACWVFISAWSQQIFYGSYPTDELWRVNLCLFLLAGVIALSFILPDRLRNKVAVPAFLLLPFIGLLFLDGSMIGLPQVTTNLWGGFSLNVLLAAASIIIAFPFGFLWALGRRSDMPFARSVSVTCIEFFRGTPILALFFMGSVMLPLFFPADVNVDKLLRVWIILVLFMSAYMAEVFRSGFQAIPSGQYEAADSIGLGYWQKTLLIIFPQVIKVSMPNILATFVMVFKNTVFLLVIAVPEMLQVIMSALSNSNWLGGHAIEGYLFVAFIFWACCFSMSLLATSIEKKLDTSHNK, encoded by the coding sequence ATGTCAGTAAAACAATTTAAACCATTACCAGCCCAACCAGCGCCAATCATGACGGCGGGGCCTATAGCATGGGTACGCGACAATCTTTTTTCATCTACGTTTAATATCATTGCAACGATTCTTATTATTGGCTCATTAGTCGCCGTTTTACCTGGCATGATTGACTGGTTATTTATTTCAGCCAACTGGAGCGGCACCAGCCAAAGTGACTGTGTTAAAGATGGTGCCTGTTGGGTATTCATTAGTGCTTGGTCACAGCAGATATTTTATGGCAGCTACCCAACCGATGAACTATGGCGAGTAAATCTTTGCCTATTCCTTTTGGCGGGCGTGATTGCCTTGTCATTTATTCTCCCTGATCGTTTACGTAATAAAGTAGCCGTTCCAGCCTTTCTCTTGCTACCGTTTATTGGTTTGCTGTTTTTAGATGGCAGTATGATCGGCTTACCGCAAGTCACCACAAACCTATGGGGCGGCTTTTCTTTAAACGTTTTGTTGGCCGCCGCCAGTATTATTATTGCGTTCCCTTTTGGCTTTTTATGGGCTTTAGGTCGACGCTCTGATATGCCGTTTGCCCGCTCTGTGAGCGTGACCTGCATAGAATTTTTTCGTGGAACGCCCATATTAGCGTTATTTTTTATGGGCTCAGTCATGTTGCCGTTGTTTTTCCCCGCTGACGTCAACGTCGACAAACTATTAAGGGTGTGGATTATACTGGTCCTGTTTATGTCTGCTTATATGGCAGAAGTCTTTAGAAGTGGCTTTCAAGCGATTCCCAGCGGTCAATACGAAGCCGCTGACTCTATTGGGTTGGGCTATTGGCAAAAAACACTATTAATTATATTTCCGCAGGTCATTAAGGTATCGATGCCGAATATCTTAGCCACCTTTGTCATGGTCTTTAAAAACACCGTATTTTTATTGGTGATAGCTGTGCCTGAAATGCTGCAAGTCATTATGTCTGCGCTAAGCAATTCAAACTGGTTAGGTGGCCACGCGATCGAAGGCTACTTATTTGTCGCCTTTATATTTTGGGCGTGCTGCTTCAGTATGTCATTGCTCGCGACCTCCATCGAAAAGAAACTAGATACTAGTCATAACAAGTAA